TTAAGTTTGGAGGGAATTCATTTTCAAGACCCTCCAAACCAGCAATCCTTAACGCCCATTTGATTCTCCTTTTTATCTCTTCAGGATCCAAACCAAGATTTTCGAGACCAAATGCAACCTCTTCTTCGACAGTCATATTGAAAAGCTGAGAATCGGGATTTTGAAGAACGAGGCCCACAATTGTAGACAGCTTTGCGACGCTTGTTTCTTTGGTGTTGTATCCCTTTACGTAAACATCCCCTCTAAGCTCTCCCCTTATAGAGTGAGGTATTATCCCGTTAAAGGTGAGGCATAGCGTTGACTTTCCACTCCCGCTCGGTCCAAGTATCCCGACAAATTCTCCCTTCCTTATCTTCAAATTGATATCCTTAATGGAGTACTCCTTTGCCCTTGAGTATCTGAAACTCAGATCTTCAACTCTTATGAGCATTATTACTCCCTCTCCACGACTCTCGGTATCAACATCAGGGCACTGACTATAAAGACAAGTGTGGAGAATATCTCAAGCCTTCCAATCCACATATGGAGGATCAGGAGTATCTTTATGTCCAAAGGAAGGGCGGGAGATGTTATACCAACACTCAGCCCTACGTTTCCTTGAGCGGAGGCAACCTCAAAGAACGCATTGGCAATAGAGACCCCAAGTCTTGCCATTACCCACACGGTTCCTATAAGCAAGAAGGCGAAATAGGTCATGGTAAAGCTGAACACCTCCTGAATTTCGTCTTCTGAGAAGATGTAATTACCGACCTTCCTTTTTATGACTGCCCCTTTTGGGAGAATTGCCTGTTGAATTGTCCATTTTAGACTTTCATAGGTCAGCGTTATTCGAATGAGCTTTATACCACCTGCCGTACTTCCTGCCCCTCCACCCACAACCATCAAAAACCCTATTAAAAGCTTTGCAAGCTCGGGATATTTCGAAAGATCATCGATTGAAAACCCTGTACATGTTATTGCAGATACCGCATGAAAAACACTTTCTCTAAACGCTTTGGCGATCTGCATGTGGTTCCAAGTTATTAGGGAGTAGCCTATCAGCACTATTGTTGGAATAAGGAAAATGAACATGTATCTTACCTGGATATCCTCAAAAAAATGCCTTATACTCCGGTTTTTAAACATCTTATAATGAACCGTGAAGTTTACTGCACCCATTATCATGAGAAAAATAGTAACTGCTTCTATACTCAAGCTATTAAAGTATCCTATGCTCAGGTCGTGAGAGCTCATACCACCGGTTCCTAAACCAGTCATTGAATGAATAACTGCATCAAACATTGGCATTCCGTTGATGTAATAGAGATAGACTCCCAACAGAGTCAGAATTGCATATATCTGGAAGATTATTTTGGAAGTGTTGGCCAAGTTTGGAAGTATTCTTTCAGTTCTTGCTTCAGCCTTGTAAAGCCTTGCTGCTGCAACTCCTGGGCGAATTAAAATAGTAAGGGCAACCAAAACAATCCCAATTCCCCCGAGCCACTGCATCCATGATCTCCAAAAGAGGAGTATGTGAGGATAGCTTTCAAGATTGCTCATCATCGTTAGCCCTGTTCCAGTCCAAGCAGACATGCTTTCGAAATACGAATCAATGAAGCTCATATGGGCTATTTTCATGAAGGGGACAACACTTATAAATGAAGCAAAGAGCCAGACAAATGCTGCGGATATCATTGCCTGCCTGAGATTTACATCTTCAATCATCTTGACGTGTCTCCCAAGCCAAGCCCCAAGGAGAATGCTTATTACCCCGGGGATTACAAAGTAGTAAACATAAATAATTTCATTCGGATAGAACCACACAATCAGAGGGGGAATCAGATAAGCCAGACCGATACCTTGAAGCAGTGCACCTATTAGATTTTTAACAACAAAGAGGTCTTCAGTTAGATTGATGTATCTTCTGACTCCAAGCATTCGCTCACCACAAAACTAAAAATCACAAACAAATAAAAGATTTTCGTGAGGGTGGGGCATGAGAGTTTTAATTAAGAACGGAATTATGCCAAATGGGAAGAGAGGCACTATATACATCGAGGATAACAGAATTGAGGACATAAATGGCGAGATTCGGAAAGATGACTTTGTAATTAACGCCCAAGATAAGCTTATTCTTCCAGCGTTTTACAACACTCATACCCATCTTCCAATGACCTTTCTCAGGGGGATTGCCGAAGATATGTGGCTTAAGGACTGGCTTGAAAGAGTTGTTTGGCCTGCGGAGAAATACATTAATAGGGAGCATGTTTACTGGGGGGCAATGCTTGGAGGGCTTGAGCTGATTCGGTCTGGAATTGCGGCAGTTGCTGACATGTATTTTTTCATGGACAGTGTTGCCGAAGCCTTAGAACTATTGGGGTTAAGGGGAGTTTTGGGCACCACCATTTTTGAATTTCCTTCGCCCGATGCTAAAACACCTGAAGAGGCTTTTAAAATTGTTGAGAAGCTTGTAAAGAAATACAAAAACCACAAATTAATAAAACCAAGCATTGCTCCTCACTCAATTTACTCCTGCAACCTTGAAATACTTCAACAGGCAAAAGAAATTGCAGATGCTTACGGACTTTTGATCCAGATTCACTTATCAGAAACAAGATGGGAAGTTTATGAAGTTCAAAAACGCTATGGAAAAAGACCCGTTGAGCTCCTGGAAAGCATCGGATTTTTGGATAAAAATGTTCTATCTGCTCATGCGGTTTGGCTCACAAAGGCTGAAATAAAGACTCTTGCCAAGTATGGCGTCAAAATTTCTCACAATCCCATCTCCAATTTAAAGCTTGCTTCCGGGGGAGTCATGCCATATCCAGAAATGAAAGAATACGGTGTTCTTGTAACATTAGGAACAGATGGAGTTGCAAGTAACAACAGCTTTGATATGTTTGAAGAGATGAAAGTTTTTGCCATATCTCAGAAAAATCACCGCTGGGATCCAACTATAGCAAAAGCGGAAGAAGTATTTAAGGTTGCAACTGAAAACGGTGCAAAAGCTCTTGGATTTAAGGCTGGAAGAATTGAAAAAGGATATCTGGCGGACTTAATGATTATTGACATTAACAAACCGCATCTCAAGCCGTTTTATGATCCAATTACCCTTGCGGTTTATTCCATGAGGGCTGGAGATGTTGATGGTTTGATAGTTAACGGAAAGCCTTTAATGTTGAATAAAGAGATCCTTGTCGTAAATGAGGAAAAAACTATAGAAAAAGCCGAGAAAAAGGCACTTGAACTTTATGAAAAGATTGTGGGGGTAGTTAAATGAATGAAAAAATAGAAAAGCTCATTAAAGCTGGTGAAATTGCAAAACAAGTTAGAGAGGAAGTTATAAAGCTGATAAAACCTGGTGTTTCGCTGTATGAAATAGCAGAGTTTGTTGAAAAACGAATTGTAGAGCTTGAGGGAAAGCCTGCATTTCCGTGCAATTTATCACTAAACGAGCTTGCCGCCCACTATACCCCGTATAGGGGGGATGACACTGTTCTTAAGGAAGGCGATTATTTAAAAGTCGACCTTGGGGTTCACATTGATGGATACATAGCAGACACTGCAGTTACAGTTAGAGTCGGAATGAAAGAGGATGACTTAATGAGAGCCGCAAGAGAAGCGCTTGAAAATGCTATAAGTGTTGTGAGAGCAGGAGTTAAAATAAATGAGATTGGAAAAGTAATTGAAGAAACCATAAGAGGTTATGGGTTCAACCCAATAGTGAACCTCAGTGGGCATGTAATCCAGAGATACAAGCTGCATTCTGGAATTTCGATTCCTAACATTTACAGGCCTCATGACACATATACCCTGAAAGAAGGGGAAGTATTGGCGATAGAGCCTTTCGCAACTACCGGAGCTGGGCAGGTTATTGAAGTTCCTCCAGCATTGATATTCATGTTTGTAAGAAACAGACCTGTGAGGATGCCTCAAGCAAGAATCCTACTTAATTATATAAAAAAGAACTTCTCTACTCTGCCTTTTGCATACAGATGGGTGCAGGACTTAATGCCAGAACCACAGCTAAGGTTAGCATTAATGCAGCTTGAAAAGGCTGGAGCAATTTACAGTTACCCAATATTGAAAGAAATTCGGGGAGGATTAGTGTCTCAGTTTGAGCACACAGTAATTGTTGAGAAGGATGGTGCAACCGTAATTACATAATTGTTTAATTATTTTGTTGTGTTTTTTAATCGTATAAAAAGCTCGGCGTTGGCGCCGGGGCGGGGATTTGAACCCCGGCGGGCGAACGCCCAGTGGATCTCGAGTCCACCGCCTTCCCTGGCTAGGCTACCCCGGCACCATAAGAGTGTTACACCAGATTTTTATAAACCTTATTGGCAAAAACTTTATTAACATTTTATTACTAAAATATTTTCGAGCTCCAATCAAAGAGAAGGTTTAAATGCAATTGAGAACATAGATAAAATTGTAAGGAGGTGACAGAAGTGGTTGGAATTCTTGTAGAAGAAGTTATGACAGACAAATTTGCAAAAATTGATGTGAATGCACCACTTTCTGAAGCAATTGGAATCTTTGAAAAAGAAGATCCAGATTTAATTCTTGTGTTTGATAGGAGCACATATAAGGGTGTTGTCACTCAGGATTTAATAATTAAATCCCACCTTAAGTGGGACCCAACTAAGGCAAAAGTAAAGGATGTTTACAAACCTGCTCCTGTTATCAAGCCCCGTGATGATCTCAGCCATGCTG
Above is a genomic segment from Thermococcus sp. SY098 containing:
- a CDS encoding ATP-binding cassette domain-containing protein, whose product is MLIRVEDLSFRYSRAKEYSIKDINLKIRKGEFVGILGPSGSGKSTLCLTFNGIIPHSIRGELRGDVYVKGYNTKETSVAKLSTIVGLVLQNPDSQLFNMTVEEEVAFGLENLGLDPEEIKRRIKWALRIAGLEGLENEFPPNLSGGQKQRLAIASVLAMKPEVLVLDEPTSQLDPRGREQVLSLITLLNKEQGITIVLVEHNTEYILSFADRVVVLDKGEIVLEGKPKNVFEEVELLQNLGIRLPASVRVSHKLKKKGLLERSALSERELINKLKSIMKI
- a CDS encoding TrkH family potassium uptake protein: MLGVRRYINLTEDLFVVKNLIGALLQGIGLAYLIPPLIVWFYPNEIIYVYYFVIPGVISILLGAWLGRHVKMIEDVNLRQAMISAAFVWLFASFISVVPFMKIAHMSFIDSYFESMSAWTGTGLTMMSNLESYPHILLFWRSWMQWLGGIGIVLVALTILIRPGVAAARLYKAEARTERILPNLANTSKIIFQIYAILTLLGVYLYYINGMPMFDAVIHSMTGLGTGGMSSHDLSIGYFNSLSIEAVTIFLMIMGAVNFTVHYKMFKNRSIRHFFEDIQVRYMFIFLIPTIVLIGYSLITWNHMQIAKAFRESVFHAVSAITCTGFSIDDLSKYPELAKLLIGFLMVVGGGAGSTAGGIKLIRITLTYESLKWTIQQAILPKGAVIKRKVGNYIFSEDEIQEVFSFTMTYFAFLLIGTVWVMARLGVSIANAFFEVASAQGNVGLSVGITSPALPLDIKILLILHMWIGRLEIFSTLVFIVSALMLIPRVVERE
- a CDS encoding amidohydrolase: MRVLIKNGIMPNGKRGTIYIEDNRIEDINGEIRKDDFVINAQDKLILPAFYNTHTHLPMTFLRGIAEDMWLKDWLERVVWPAEKYINREHVYWGAMLGGLELIRSGIAAVADMYFFMDSVAEALELLGLRGVLGTTIFEFPSPDAKTPEEAFKIVEKLVKKYKNHKLIKPSIAPHSIYSCNLEILQQAKEIADAYGLLIQIHLSETRWEVYEVQKRYGKRPVELLESIGFLDKNVLSAHAVWLTKAEIKTLAKYGVKISHNPISNLKLASGGVMPYPEMKEYGVLVTLGTDGVASNNSFDMFEEMKVFAISQKNHRWDPTIAKAEEVFKVATENGAKALGFKAGRIEKGYLADLMIIDINKPHLKPFYDPITLAVYSMRAGDVDGLIVNGKPLMLNKEILVVNEEKTIEKAEKKALELYEKIVGVVK
- the map gene encoding type II methionyl aminopeptidase — protein: MNEKIEKLIKAGEIAKQVREEVIKLIKPGVSLYEIAEFVEKRIVELEGKPAFPCNLSLNELAAHYTPYRGDDTVLKEGDYLKVDLGVHIDGYIADTAVTVRVGMKEDDLMRAAREALENAISVVRAGVKINEIGKVIEETIRGYGFNPIVNLSGHVIQRYKLHSGISIPNIYRPHDTYTLKEGEVLAIEPFATTGAGQVIEVPPALIFMFVRNRPVRMPQARILLNYIKKNFSTLPFAYRWVQDLMPEPQLRLALMQLEKAGAIYSYPILKEIRGGLVSQFEHTVIVEKDGATVIT